GGAAGCACATATCGAGAAGTTGCTGTAACCTGATCAGCGGAACCTGTGGTTCCTTACAAATACGAACTAAAGCTACAAGCCATTTTAACAAAACCGGCATCACAAGTGCCGGTTTTGTTGTTTTCTTCGAATTCGGTCCACTGAAAAAAATACGATCATTGTGCCAAACACACAGGTTGCCGTGCTGATGATGAGCAGCAGCGAGGCTCCGCTGATATCCAGGATGACTCCTCCCAGCAGGCTGGCAAATACAGTACTCATGGTGATCATACCAGTGACGAAAGACTGCCCTTTAACCGCCTCCCCTTTCTCCATCACCTCATCCACCAGATGGATTGCAGCGGATAGAAAGATAGGAAAGGAAATCAGCTGAAACAGATACGCCAGGTAGATAAATGACACGGTATCGGCAAGGAACACCAGAAAAATCTTAAGGACAAAAGCAACGGACGAGAGCTTCAGCAGAAACTGGCAGCTAAAGCGTGATCTGATTTTACTGAAAAAGAACAAGCCCGGTATCTCAAGCAATGCCATAAATGAGAATAACCTCCCTAGCTGACTGCTTGTCCCACCCACTTCGGTAATTATCTGGAGCAAATAGGTATTCAGAACTGAGTTCTGAAAAAAGACGAACATGATTCCGATTGAGAACATAATAAACGGCATATTTCGTTTGACAAACACCAGCAGATTAATCGCTTCTCCCTTTTCCTCGGAGGTTTTATCCTTCAAAACTTCCTGTGAGGGAAGAGCCTTTTTCAGCAGACCTGAAGTCACACTCAAAAAAATCAAAAGGAAAGCCAACATCAATACACCGGTCACAGGGATTGCATTGATGCCATAAATCGTAACCAGTGTGCCTAAGATCGCGCAAAGGACTGCATATGCAATTGAACCACCGCTTCTGGCGATGCCGAAATTAATCCGGTATCCGCTCCTGCCTAGATAAAACGCCATCGAGTTGACCAAAGGCTGTAAGGAAGTATGAAGCGCTGCGATGATTACAAAAAGGACGGAAAGAGCGATTGCCTTTACCGGAAAGAGATAAAGAGAGAGGGTGGCAGCAGCAAGTCCGATGCTGCTGCTACCAACGATGTGGATTAACGAAATCCGTTTACTTCTGTCTGCCGCATCTGCCAGCAGCGGCTGAATCAATACCGCTAAAATATTTGCTGCCGCCAGAATCACTCCTATTTCTGAATTGGTATATCCTTTCCCCAGAAGGAATACAGAAGCAAAGCTTAGTACTGCTCCGTAATACATCCAATAGGATCCTTGGATCGCGCCATAAAACAGGTTCAACAGTGTTGTCATCTCTCTCAATATCCTTTTCTTAATTTTTATCGCAGGAAACGCTGTTCTAATCGAGTGTGCGCAGTCAGTTGAAAAATTAGCAGATCAAATGTTCATACACCTCATTGAATCAGCACTCTACCTAAAAATTAAACTCTGCACCCCAATCAAAGTCCCCTGATGCTTCAGCAGATTTTGGCCAGTGGCTGCACCAGTCTGGCACCACCGGATGCTCGACTCTGTCAATGCTTGGGGTATAGGGCTTAATATCCAGAACCGGAGTCCCGTCGTCCGCATCAATATAGGCCAGATAGAGTTCCCCTTCTTCGTGATTGATCCCCAGTACCTGAACCGCTGTCAAGGCGATAGGGTTTGGGCGGATCGGTGACCTTGTTGCAAAGATTCCCATGATTTCAGGTGATTTTTTGTAAGGAGCCGCGACTTCGAGGGTGCTTCGTGCGTCTTGGTGGTCACATTTACTGCACCACCAAAGCACATTGACATGGCTAAAACCGTCAAGAGCCTTGAGTGCAGGTCGAAAGGCTTCGTCAACGACTAAAACCATCCCATTCTCATTGTGTCTGATCTCACCGATTGGATTTACAATTCGTGTATTCATAATTAAACCTCCATTTGTTTGATTATGATACCAGCATAATCCCTGACACCGTGTGAGAGTCAATCCCTAATTTCCACAGGAATCTGAATTTCCGTAAGATAATGATCTTCCACCTCTTCATTCCATGGTCCCCGATGGCAGATTTGACGGTTGAATCCGCTCATGCGATAGGTCTGGTGCTCAGAAAGCCATCGTGCAAACTCTGCAAAGGCCGGTCCTATATTCTCAAATGGCCCGTAGACCATCATACAAGCCATCGTAGAAACCTCCTCAACCATGCGAAACATCGGTGAACTGAGGTAAGGCTCCGTTTCATTCACAACCGCGCAAACTTCTACATCAACATCCGTTTCTTTGTACTCGAGATCATGATATACAGCAAAGTTGAGTGTGTTCTGAGGAACCTCCAGCTTCTCCCGTTCGACCTGCTCAGTAAATTCCTTCCAGAGCATTCCCTCATGAAAATAGTTCGGAATTATTCTTCTCAAGCACAGGGTAGGATACGCCGGAATGCGTTTTACCAAGACTTCATAATGGATCGGCTGGCGCCCTTCCCTCAGTTCACAAATAGCAGCCTCAATTTTCGATATTTTCTTTCGCTGTTCATCAATGGCTATTTGGGCCTCTTCTCTTTTCTGATCAAGTGCGCTTAGCGTATAATTATCATCGCATCGTTTTAGGAGAGCAGAAATCTCGCCTACGGCAAAGCCGGAATCCCTGAGAAAGATAATGCGCTGAAGCTGTTGAATCTGAGCCGTTGAATAAAAGCGGTACCCGGTAAAGCGATCTATCTCGGCAGGTTTCAAAAGCCCCGCCTCATCATAATAACGAAGCATCCGCACAGACACCTGCATCAGCTTTGAAAATTCTCCGATTTTAAACATGACCATACTCCTGCTTCAATTTTTATTGAGACCTTTCCGTTAAACCATGGAAGATAATCTTTGAAAAGTTACACAAATAACACATAAAGAGGTAAAACTTTTTATGACTTAATTATAGACTATAGTAGAGTAGGCTGTAATATCTCAACATAAATTTGTTTATCACCAACCATTTTTCCCTCATATGTTTTCTTAAAATTATGGGGGTTCTTAATCACGTTTTCTTTATCATATATATAAAAAACTATGTATTTATTATTATAATGAACTATATCAGCAGCAACTTCCTCACTCAAACTGCGCTCATTCATTGTTTTTCGTGAACATTTTAATTCAATTATGATATTTTGTGAATCAATTACAATATCTTCACGGACAGTGTGGTGACCGCTATCCTCATTTTTTTCTAAGCGCGCATCTGGAAATACTGCACGAATCAGAGGATACATTAGCTGCTGTACGTCATATTCATTCTTAATCTCAATCTTTGATAAATTATCCTTTATTTCGGCACTACACTTTCCATGAATGGAGTCTTTGTATAGACTTTTACAGAACAAATGGAAATTTGCAATGATTTTTCTTACAATCGATATGCCGATATTAGTAGCAACTTCCTCTCCAAAATATATATGATTTTCTATATAATTCAATAAACTTGTCTGGCTTTGTTTCATACTATCAAAAGTCGACTCTTTAGATAACTTATTTACATAAAACTCAGACAAGCTATTTATCTCAGATGCAATATCCGGTAAGCCTTGCTGCTTTAACTTTGTCACATATTGAGAAATCCTATCCTTATACTCTTTAACTGTGTTTAGCTCTGATATTTCGTCATAAAGCTCCTTCATAATACCTTCCATTTACTCTGCCCCCCAGCGTAGGAAAAATAAAAATAGCGGCTCTAAAATAAACAAAGTATCATCTTTCCATTCAATAACTTCATAGGAGCGATCTTTTGACGTTAACACTTCCTGTAAATTTTTCAAATATTCCTTCAGTGATTTTGTTGTTGGCTTTTCTTCACCTTTTACTAATGAATTTATACGGCTCATTAACTCTGTA
This genomic window from Clostridiales bacterium contains:
- a CDS encoding SAM-dependent methyltransferase, with protein sequence MNTRIVNPIGEIRHNENGMVLVVDEAFRPALKALDGFSHVNVLWWCSKCDHQDARSTLEVAAPYKKSPEIMGIFATRSPIRPNPIALTAVQVLGINHEEGELYLAYIDADDGTPVLDIKPYTPSIDRVEHPVVPDWCSHWPKSAEASGDFDWGAEFNF
- a CDS encoding MerR family transcriptional regulator, translating into MFKIGEFSKLMQVSVRMLRYYDEAGLLKPAEIDRFTGYRFYSTAQIQQLQRIIFLRDSGFAVGEISALLKRCDDNYTLSALDQKREEAQIAIDEQRKKISKIEAAICELREGRQPIHYEVLVKRIPAYPTLCLRRIIPNYFHEGMLWKEFTEQVEREKLEVPQNTLNFAVYHDLEYKETDVDVEVCAVVNETEPYLSSPMFRMVEEVSTMACMMVYGPFENIGPAFAEFARWLSEHQTYRMSGFNRQICHRGPWNEEVEDHYLTEIQIPVEIRD
- a CDS encoding MFS transporter, translated to MTTLLNLFYGAIQGSYWMYYGAVLSFASVFLLGKGYTNSEIGVILAAANILAVLIQPLLADAADRSKRISLIHIVGSSSIGLAAATLSLYLFPVKAIALSVLFVIIAALHTSLQPLVNSMAFYLGRSGYRINFGIARSGGSIAYAVLCAILGTLVTIYGINAIPVTGVLMLAFLLIFLSVTSGLLKKALPSQEVLKDKTSEEKGEAINLLVFVKRNMPFIMFSIGIMFVFFQNSVLNTYLLQIITEVGGTSSQLGRLFSFMALLEIPGLFFFSKIRSRFSCQFLLKLSSVAFVLKIFLVFLADTVSFIYLAYLFQLISFPIFLSAAIHLVDEVMEKGEAVKGQSFVTGMITMSTVFASLLGGVILDISGASLLLIISTATCVFGTMIVFFSVDRIRRKQQNRHL